A section of the Mastomys coucha isolate ucsf_1 unplaced genomic scaffold, UCSF_Mcou_1 pScaffold15, whole genome shotgun sequence genome encodes:
- the Slc35c2 gene encoding solute carrier family 35 member C2 isoform X1 has translation MGRWALDVAFVWKAALTLGLVLLYYCFSIGITFYNKWLTKSFHFPLFMTMLHLAVIFLFSALSRALVQCSSRRARVVLSWTDYLRRVAPTALATALDVGLSNWSFLYITVSLYTMTKSSAVLFILIFSLIFKLEELRAALVLVVLLIAGGLFMFTYKSTQFNVEGFALVLGASFIGGIRWTLTQILLQKADLGLQNPIDTMFHLQPLMFLGLFPLFAIFEGLHLSTSEKIFRFQDTGLLLRVLGSLLLGGILAFGLGFSEFLLVSRTSSLTLSIAGIFKEVCTLLLAAHLLGDQISLLNWLGFALCLSGISLHVALKALHSRGDGGTKPLKGQGSSADLELLLRSGHQEDEDGEEEYFVTQGQQ, from the exons ATGGGGAGGTGGGCCCTGGACGTCGCCTTTGTGTGGAAGGCAGCACTGACCCTGGGCCTGGTCCTTTTATACTACTGCTTCTCCATAGGCATCACGTTCTACAACAAATGGCTCACAAAG AGCTTCCACTTTCCACTCTTCATGACCATGCTGCACCTGGCTGTGATCTTTCTCTTCTCCGCCCTGTCCAGGGCACTGGTGCAGTGCTCCAGCCGCAGGGCCCGGGTGGTGCTCAGCTGGACTGACTACCTCAGAAGAGTGGCCCCCACAG CACTGGCTACAGCACTGGACGTGGGCCTGTCCAACTGGAGCTTCCTCTACATCACTGTGTCGCT GTATACAATGACCAAATCCTCTGCTGTGCTCTTTATCCTGATCTTCTCTCTGATCTTCAAGCTGGAAGAGCTG CGTGCAGCCTTGGTCCTGGTGGTCCTGCTCATTGCCGGGGGCCTCTTCATGTTTACCTATAAGTCCACACAGTTCAACGTGGAGGGTTTTGCCTTGGTGCTGGGGGCTTCATTCATTGGTGGCATCCGCTGGACCCTTACACAAATACTTCTGCAGAAAGCCGATCTTG GCCTCCAGAATCCCATTGACACCATGTTCCACCTGCAGCCACTCATGTTTCTGGGACTCTTCCCTCTCTTTGCCATATTCGAAG GTCTCCACTTGTCCACCTCCGAGAAGATCTTCCGCTTCCAGGATACAGGACTGCTCCTTCGGGTGCTTGGGAGCCTCCTCCTTGGCGGGATTCTGGCCTTTGGCTTGGGCTTCTCTGAGTTCCTCTTGGTGTCCAGAACGTCCAGCCTTACACTCTCCATTGCTGGCATTTTTAAG GAAGTCTGCACCCTGCTGTTGGCAGCTCACTTGCTGGGTGACCAGATCAGCCTCCTGAACTGGCTAGGCTttgccctctgcctctctggcaTCTCCCTGCATGTGGCCCTCAAGGCCCTCCATTCCAGAG GTGATGGTGGCACCAAGCCCCTGAAGGGCCAGGGCTCCAGCGCTGACCTGGAGCTGCTGCTCCGGAGCGGCCATCAGGAGGACGAGGACGGTGAAGAGGAGTATTTTGTGACCCAGGGGCAACAGTGA
- the Slc35c2 gene encoding solute carrier family 35 member C2 isoform X2, with protein MTKSSAVLFILIFSLIFKLEELRAALVLVVLLIAGGLFMFTYKSTQFNVEGFALVLGASFIGGIRWTLTQILLQKADLGLQNPIDTMFHLQPLMFLGLFPLFAIFEGLHLSTSEKIFRFQDTGLLLRVLGSLLLGGILAFGLGFSEFLLVSRTSSLTLSIAGIFKEVCTLLLAAHLLGDQISLLNWLGFALCLSGISLHVALKALHSRGDGGTKPLKGQGSSADLELLLRSGHQEDEDGEEEYFVTQGQQ; from the exons ATGACCAAATCCTCTGCTGTGCTCTTTATCCTGATCTTCTCTCTGATCTTCAAGCTGGAAGAGCTG CGTGCAGCCTTGGTCCTGGTGGTCCTGCTCATTGCCGGGGGCCTCTTCATGTTTACCTATAAGTCCACACAGTTCAACGTGGAGGGTTTTGCCTTGGTGCTGGGGGCTTCATTCATTGGTGGCATCCGCTGGACCCTTACACAAATACTTCTGCAGAAAGCCGATCTTG GCCTCCAGAATCCCATTGACACCATGTTCCACCTGCAGCCACTCATGTTTCTGGGACTCTTCCCTCTCTTTGCCATATTCGAAG GTCTCCACTTGTCCACCTCCGAGAAGATCTTCCGCTTCCAGGATACAGGACTGCTCCTTCGGGTGCTTGGGAGCCTCCTCCTTGGCGGGATTCTGGCCTTTGGCTTGGGCTTCTCTGAGTTCCTCTTGGTGTCCAGAACGTCCAGCCTTACACTCTCCATTGCTGGCATTTTTAAG GAAGTCTGCACCCTGCTGTTGGCAGCTCACTTGCTGGGTGACCAGATCAGCCTCCTGAACTGGCTAGGCTttgccctctgcctctctggcaTCTCCCTGCATGTGGCCCTCAAGGCCCTCCATTCCAGAG GTGATGGTGGCACCAAGCCCCTGAAGGGCCAGGGCTCCAGCGCTGACCTGGAGCTGCTGCTCCGGAGCGGCCATCAGGAGGACGAGGACGGTGAAGAGGAGTATTTTGTGACCCAGGGGCAACAGTGA